GCTCCGGCGTCGCTGACGATGGAACTAGCCCAGCTCAAGGCTAAGGATGTTGTGGCTCGGTACGATTGGAGTCAAGGGACAAGCCCCCGGTGTTTGGTCTTGGCCGCCGATACCGTGGTGGCTTTCCAGGGGCAAATGCTGGGAAAGCCAGGGGACGAAGGAGAAGCGATTGGAATGCTGCAGACCCTTCAGGGACAGACCCATGAGGTGGTCACCGGGGTATGCCTGTTGGCAGCCGAGCAAGGAGTGGTGCAGACCACGTCGGTCTGGGCGGAAACCACTCGGGTTACCTTCCGGGATCTGACTCCGGCTGAGATTGCGGCCTACGTCAAGACCGGCGAACCCTATGACAAGGCCGGTGCCTATGGGATTCAGGGTCGAGCTGCTGCCTTCGTATCGGGTGTCGAGGGATGCTATTTCAATGTGGTAGGTCTACCCCTCGGGAGTTTGTGCCAGAGGCTCAACGAACTGGGATTGCCCCCTTGGAGACAGTGGTAAGCCGACACCAGCCATGCCCGATGTTAGGCTGGAGGGCTGGTAAGTGTCCACTCTATTAATTCGTGATTTACCTGAATCGGAAAGACCACGGGAGAAGTTGTTGAAGTATGGTGCGGCGGCACTATCTAATCGAGAATTGTTGGCGTTGCTGTTGGGAACGGGAACAGCCAGCGAAAGTGCACTACAATTGGCAGAAAAGATACTGGTACAAGCTAGAGGACTAACGGGATTGGTCGATATGACCGTGGAGGAGCTGCAGCAGATTAAGGGTGTGGGCCCAGCCAAGGCATGCGTCCTTTTGGCGGCGGCGGAGTTGAGTTTTCGCTTGGCGGAGGCCAGTCGAGGTTCGGGTCCACAGGTGCGCTCGCCACGGGATGCCGCAGATCTCCTGATGATGGAGATGAAACATCTAGATCGAGAGTATTTCCGCATCATCTTACTGGATACTAAACACAGAGTGATTGACACTCCCGTCATTTCCATTGGCAATCTCAATTCTTCTATCGTTCATCCCCGAGAATTGTTCAAAGAATGTATCCGTCGCAGTTGTTGCGCGGTGATCCTGGTCCACAATCATCCCAGCGGTGATCCCGAACCTAGTTCCGAGGACTTGGAGGTGACCCGCCGGATCGTTGCCGCGGGCCGGTTGTTGGGGATTAACGTCTTGGATCATATTATTATCGGTGACAATTGCTTCATTAGTTTAAGTGAACGAGGTTTGATCAGGGTGGGGTCGGATAGCCCACTATAGACCGGAGAAGGGGCGAAGGCAATGTTTGGGCTCTCCAAAGATATGGGAATTGACCTGGGGACTGCTAACTCTTTGGTATACGTGAAGGGCAAGGGAATTGTACTGCAGGAGCCGTCGGTAGTGGCTATTGAGCGGGATAGCAACGAGATTCTGGCGGTGGGTAATGAAGCAAAACGAATGGTCGGTCGTACTCCCGGCAATATTGTCGCGGTGCGGCCGATGAAGGACGGAGTCATCGCCGACTTCGATGTCACGGAGCGAATGCTTCGGCACTTCATTGGGCTGGCCAGCCGCAAGCGGGGCATCTTTCGGCCCCGAGTGGTGGTGGCAGTACCCTCTGGGGTGACGGAAGTGGAGAAACGCGCGGTGATTGACGCGACACTGTCTGCGGGAGCAAAGGATGCACGGCTGATTGAAGAACCAATGGCCGCGGCCATTGGAGCGGGACTTCCTGTGCAGGAGCCCACGGGAAATATGATTGTTGATATCGGTGGCGGCACCACCGAGGTGGCGGTAATTTCCTTGGGTGGAATAGTGTCCCATCGCTCAATTCGGATCGGCGGAGACGACATGGATGAAGCCATCGTCCAGCATGTGCGGCGTACATACAATTTGCTCATCGGTGAGCGAACCGCCGAAGACATCAAGCACGAGGTGGGTACCGCCCATCCCGCGGAGGCCGAAGATGGTGTGCATAAAGAGGTCCGCGGTCGAGACCTGGTGACCGGATTGCCCAAGACCGTTGCTGTAACGGCCAAGGAAATCCATGAGGCCTTGGCGGAACCCATTGCGTCGATAGTAGAAGCGGTCAAGGTGACTTTGGAGCGAACGCCCCCGGAGTTGGCTGCCGACATTATGGACAAGGGTATCGTGATGGCCGGAGGAGGCGCGTTGTTGTCTGGTTTGGATCGGTTGCTGTCCGATGAGACCGGCATGCCGGTGTATTTGGCGGAAGATCCGTTAACCGCGGTGGTCATCGGGACAGGCACCGCCCTGGAGCATTTTAATGTCCTGCAACGTGTGTTGATTACCCAGAAACGACTGGGCTAATTGACCGTAAACCTCACAGCTGATACAGGTGGTACCCTTGAAATGGGACTTGAAACGTTGGCGATGGGTAGCGGTTGTGGTAGTGATCTTGACCATAGCCGCTACCATTTACGTAACTAGTTATTCCCGCAGAGAAATTACCGGCGTTGAAGCTTTACTCCGGGACTTTGTCGCGCCCGTAGCCCGTGGATTGACCCAGGCGGCCCAAAGCATTGAGAACTTCTTTGGGAATCTAGCGGAGGTGTCCCAACTGGCGGCCGCCAATCGACAGCTAGAGGAAGAGATCCGGCAGCTGGAGATGCAGTTGGCCGTTAGTGCCGGATATGAGCGCCAGGTGATGATTCTGCGCCGGGCCCTCAGCTTCCGGGACAATCACCGATATGAGATACTGGCCGCGGAAGTGGTGGGACAAGAGCCGGTAAACTGGCACAACTTTGCTTTGATTAATCGGGGCATGAAGGACGGCGTGCGGCCGGGAATGGCCGTTGTGGCCCCGGAGGGAGTAGTGGGCCAGGTGCGCAACGTCACCGCCAGGACCGCGGAGGTAATGCTGATGCTGGACTCCCGCAGTTCCATTGGCGGCCGATTGGTGGATAACGGGGAATTGGTCTTGGTAACAGGACAATCCTCCCAACCGGAAAGCCCCGTGGTTCGCTCCCTAGTCCGGGATTCCCAACTGCAGGAGGGAGACCAGGTAGTTACCTCCGGAAACAGTCGGATTTTCCCTGGGGGACTTCTCCTGGGCACTGTAGTCGATGTGACCGCTGATCCCTATGGTGACAATAAGACCGGCGTTTTAGAGCCAGGAGTTGATTTTAGTCGTTTAGATGTGGTATTTGTCTTGCTATCTACCGATGAAGGGGACGAGGAGGAAATTGAACACTAGACCCTGGACAAGTCAAGATGGTAGGGGGAGTACCATGTGGTTTGGTAGTTATCTTCTCTTGTCCTTGGTGGCTGTACTGCTGCAGATGACGGTGTTTCCCACCTGGTTTGGCCCCTTTCGCCCCGACCTAATTACCGTTATCACCATCGGCGTGGCTTTGCATCGCGGGCCCAAGCTCGGGGCCGGGGCAGGAATCATCGGAGGGATGATCACGGATTTATTGACGGGGTATTTCCTGGGCATGGCTGCCCTGACCAATGGGCTGGTGGGTTGGATCATTGGCCTTTTGGAACCGAAATTCTTTAAAGACAACATGATTGTGCCGATACTTACTGTAGTTGCCGGTACTTTGGTGCAGCAGGTGGGTTATTGGCTATTGATGATGGCCTTTGGCCGCACCCTACCCCTGGGTTACATTCTGACCCAGGTGATGGGACCGGTGGTCCTGTGCAATGGGCTTGTGGCATGGCCCATTTTTCTTTTAATTCGGCAGGTAGAGGATTTTCTCGCGGAAGTGCAGTGAATCTCGCCCTGGGGAAGGACATCGCCGGCCGCTAGCGAAAATGTATCTGAATACAGGATCTTTATGAACTAGTTATCTACGAGGTGTGTTATGGGCAAGGAATTGGTTTCACTGAAGGGAACAAAGGAGGGGTTGATCCTTGCTATAGCACCCAAGAGCGATTTTGCCGCAGTGATTGCAGCTCTGGAAGCGAAGTTAATGACAGCCAAGGACTTCTGGCGAGGAGCGACGGTGACCATTAACAGTATTCCCGCCCAGTGGACGGATCGGGAGCGGGAGCAACTCCTTGCTTTGCTGGAACAATTTGAGATGGTATTGAAGGTCAGCTTTGCTCCAGTCCAATCGCAAGCTCACACCGCAGGGGTGCTGCCGAATAACGATTGGCATCGGGCGGGAAACAACGCCCTGATCGTGAAACGAAATCTACGCTCGGGTCAAAGGATTGTCCATGACGGCAGTTTGGTGGTAGTGGGCGACGTCAATCCCGGGGCGGAGTTAGTGGCCACCGGCGATATTATCATTTTAGGTACCCTGCGGGGAATGGCCCATGCCGGTTCTCAAGGAGATGTCACCGCGGTGGTGATGGCCCTGAGTCTCCAGCCAATGCAGCTGCGAATCGCCAACTACATATCCCGGGCTCCCGATGGCCCCATGGAAACGCCGGCATTTCCCGAGGTTGCACGAATCAGCGGTGATCGAATTGCCGTTCAGGAGTATTCACCCCTATTGTTGTTCAACTAGATCAGCCAGGGACTCAAGGCCTCTCAGCGACTCTGGTGTCAGGAGGTATTATGATGCCTTGTAAGGTGATAACCATAACCAGTGGCAAGGGTGGAGTGGGCAAGACTACCACCACTGCGAACATCGGTACCGGTCTGGCCATGGCCGGCCATCAAGTCTGTTTAATTGACGCGGATATTGGGCTGCGTAATCTCGATGTGGTATTGGGATTGGAAAATAGGATTGTCTATGACATCACCCATGTGGCCGCAGAGCAGTGCCGCCTAAAGCAGGCACTGATTAGGGACAAGCGTACCCAGAATCTGTTTCTCCTACCGGCGCCCCAGACCAAGGAAAAGGACGCGATTAGTCCCGAGGAGATGCGGTCAGTAGTGGATATGCTCCGGGAAGAATTTGACTACATCCTCGTCGACTCTCCGGCTGGGATTGAACACGGATTTCGCAATGCCATTGCCGGGGCCGATGCTGCCATTGTTGTCACTACTCCCGAAGTTGCTGCCGTCCGGGATGCAGATCGAATTATCGGGCTTCTGGAAGCAGCAGAGATCCGAGAACATTGGCTGGTACTCAATCGGGTCCGTCCCGACATGGTCAGACGGGGCGATATGATGGGACAAGAGGACGTCCTGGAGTTTTTGGCCATTGACTTGTTGGGAGTAGTTCCCGACGACGAGAATATTATTGTGTCCACCAACAGGGGCGAACCGGTGATCCTCGAATCCAAGAGCAAGTCTGGACAAGCCTATCGCAACATTGTTCGCAGGATTAAGGGAGAGGACGTGCCCTTCATGTCCCTTGAGGAGGACTCTTTCCTGCAGCGGATCAAACGGGTCATCGCCGGGTACAGCAGCTAATTTAAGGAGGGGGCAGTGTGTTCGATTTTTTCCGACAGCTTTGGGACAAAGAGGAGAGGGCGGCGAGGGGATCCAAACAGGCAGCCAAGGAACGGCTGCAGCTGATCCTGGTACACGATCGTGCCGACATTTCGCCGCAGTTACTGGACTCTCTCAAAGAAGAATTAATCGCAGTGATCTCTAAGTATATGGAGATCGATGACGAGGGCTTTGCTGTCGATCTTAAGCACTGCGACAGTTCCGTAGCCTTGGTGGCTAATATACCCGTGCTGAAGCTGAAACGTTCCGGTGAGAGCCCATCCCGGTAGTGAAAAGCTCTCGGGATTAATTGATGCGTATTTCCCATGGGTGAAAAGAAACCTTTCCGGCTTTTGGGAAAGGTTTTTTGTTACCAGGGGTTCGTCACGGGGCAGAATAAACTTTGAACATGGGAGGGTTGTTGGTGCTGGTGGACAAGAAGCTGTTGCGCAACGTGGATTGGGTCTTGGTGGCGACGATCCTACTATTAATTGGCTTTGGGATGATTGTGATCTACAGTGCCACCAACCGTACCATAGGCCCTCTTATCGGCTCTCCCTTCTACCATGTCCGGCGCCAATTGGTGACGGCGATGGTAGGAATAGCTGGGGCGGTGGTAGTAGCTTCCGTGGACTATCGGGTTTTTGGCCGGTACTATCGGGCCATCTACTTTGCTACCTTGGGAATGTTGGTCTTAGTCTTAATTGTCGGTAACACCGTCAAGGGCACCACGGGATGGCTGCGCTTTGGCTCCTTGGGAGGAATTCAGCCTGCGGAGTTGGCCAAGCTGGCGATAATTATTACCCTGGCCCGGTACTTGGAGCTGAAGGAGAATATCGAGTCCTGGCGGGATTTGGTAGGTCCCTTTGTCCTAGTAGGGGTGACCATGGGCTTGATTTTGCTGCAACCGGACTTTGGAACGGCCCTAGTCTTTGTCGGTATTCTCTTTGGGATGTTGTGGGTGGCCGGGGCTCCTGCTCGGTACCTGGTAACCATTGCCCTCAGCGGATTAACGGTCTTTACCGTGGCAGCCATTCTCACCAAACAGGGGTATTTGACCATCCTCAAGCCCCACCAATTGGATCGGCTGCTGGTGTTTTTGGACCCCTACGCCTATCGGACTGGGGCCGGTTGGAATGTAATTCAGTCGATGATCGCCATCGGGTCCGGTGGTTTCTTTGGTAAAGGGATGTTTGCAGGGTCCCAGACCCAGCTGAATTTCCTACCGGAACATCACACAGATTTCATCTTCTCCGTTGTCGGTGAGGAGTATGGGTTTATCGGCACCCTCTGTCTCTTAGGGTTATTTGCGCTGTTGTTGCAGCGGGGGCTGAAGGTGGTCCAATCCTCTAAGGATCGCTTCGGGGCCCTGTTGGCGACGGGAATTGTATCGATGTTTTTGTTTCATATTCTGATCAATGTGGGGATGACCCTGGGGATTATGCCGGTAACGGGAATTCCCCTGCCCTTTATTAGTTTTGGGGGCAGTTCCCTGTTAACTAACCTGTTGGCCTGTGGCTTGTTGGTTGGGGTCCACATGCGAAGGCAGAAGATCCTCTTTTGATCAAGTAATAGGGAAATCAAAGAGTCATGGAAGTCTTGCGGTAAGGCAGCCCGGTGGGGTCTGTCTTACCGCATATTCGTTTTAGCCGCCCCATATATTGTCATCAGACGAGGGGGTGGGGCTGTGGAGCGCTGGTTGAGAAACCTGGTCTTTGCAGTGGTGCTGGTGCTGTTGGTGGTGCTCTTGCCCGAGACCGAGGGTACATTGCTGCATCGCTTCCAGTCAGGGTGGAGGCAGGCAGCCCAGCGAGTGGAGGAGCTTCCCCTAGGCCAATGGACCCAACAGGTGCTGGAAGGGCTCGACGGAGTTGGTTTGGGACAATTGCTGGATCGCGTTGCCTCGTCGGCGCGCTGGATAACTTCTGCCGTACGGTAACAGCTGGGTTGGAGGCAGTCGGGGGAATGGTGCCATGATCGTTGGCAAGATACTGGGAATTAGGCTGCGCCTCAATTGGTTTTTTCTCCTGTTGCTGGGGTTAACCTGGTGGGTGGGAATCCTGCCCCAGATCCTGCTGCTCTTTGCCATCGTGTTGCTCCACGAATTCGCCCATGGGCTGGCAGCCAGGGGGTTTGGGCTCAAGGTGGAGGAAGTGGAGCTGCTTCCCTTTGGCGGAGTAGCAAGGATTTCCGATCCCTTGGAACATGATCCGGGAGTGGAGGCCACCGTTGCTATTGTAGGACCTATGACCAATTTCTTTCTTGCTCTCTGTGGAGTGATGATTCGGCCCTATCTCGATTCTGAGCCCCTGGTGGAGTATTTTATTCAGGCCAATTTGATTCTCGGCGGTTTTAACCTGATTCCCGCGCTGCCCCTGGATGGGGGCAGGATTCTGCGGGCATATTTAACCCCAAGGCTTGGGTGGCGGCAGGCGACGGAGCAGGCGGTACGCCTAGCTAAGGTGATCAGTGTTATTCTTGTCCTGTTAGGGATTGCTCTGCTTTATACCAATCAGGTGAATGTCAGCTTGATTGTCATTGCCTTTTTTGTGTTTTTTGCCGCGGATCGAGAAAAGAACCTGGCTCCCTACACCTTTATTCGCTATCTGGTGGGAAAAAAGGAGGAGTTGACCCAACAGGGGGTGATGTCTGCCGAGCCCTTGGTGGCCCAGGCCCACGTTCCCGTCAGAGAGGTAGTGAGGAAATTCGGTCCCAAAAGGTATCATTTGGTAGCGGTGATCGATGCCGAGGGCCGAGTAGAGCAAGTGTTGAGCGAATGGGAGGTGCTCGATGTTTTCCTGGAACGGGGAGTCGACATTCCTGTGGGAGAGGCCAAACCCCCTAGCCAATGACCGGCGGCAGGAATGAGTCTTCCCAATGGGGAATAATGAAGAAGGCAGATTATTGCCTATCGGTCGTGGATAGCACAGGTCAGTAATGGAGGTATATGGTGAGTAGCATTAGTCTAGAGCAATTGGATCGCATCCTTCCCCTGGTCAGCAAGCCCGCTCGGTACACCGGAGGGGAGGTAAACGCGGTCAAGAAGGATTGGTCAAAGGTGGATGTCACCTTTGCCCTAGCCTTTCCCGACATCTATGACGTTGGTATGGGGCACCTGGGGTACAAGATTCTCTATAGTATCCTGAATCAACGGGACTATGTTGCCGCAGAGAGAGTCTATGCCCCTTGGGTTGATATGGAGGCAAAGATGCGGGAGCATGGGCTTCCCCTCTTCTCCCTGGAATCAAAGCGCCCCATCAAAGAGTTTGATCTCGTCGGTTTTACCCTACAGTACGAACTTAGCTACACCAATATCCTCAATATGCTGGATCTGGCTGGGATTCCTCTGCGCAGCTGTGACCGCACCGAGGAGCACCCCCTGATTATCTCTGGAGGACCCTGTAGCGTCAATCCTGAGCCCTTAGCTCCCTTTCTCGACGTAGTCTACATCGGTGATGGTGAAGAAGCCGTTCTGGAGATTGTCGATTGTTATCGGCAATGGAAACAACAGAGCGGCTCAAGACAGGCTTTGCTGCAGAGCATGGCCCAGATCCCCGGTGTTTATGTCCCGGAATTTTATCGGGTAGAATATGGTGCAGAGGGTTTCTTGCGGGAGAGAAGGGTAATAGAAGAGGGAGTTCCCGCTAGGATTACTCGTCGGGTAGTAAAGGATCTCGACGCCGCTGCCTATCCGGAGCGGTTTGTCGTACCCTTAATCGAAGTGGTTCACGACCGAGCGATGGTGGAAGTGGCCCGGGGCTGCACCCGGGGATGTCGATTCTGTCAAGCTGGGATGATCTATCGGCCGGTGCGAGAGCGCAGTCTCGAGACATTGAAAGGGCAAGTGCGGGCGTTGTTGGCAAACACAGGATACGATGAAGTATCTTTGACCTCCCTTAGCACCGGGGATTACACCTGTATCAAAGATCTGATTATCGATTTGGTGAAGGAGTTAGGGGATGACAACGTTGCCCTGTCCCTTCCTTCGCTGCGGGTGGATTCCTTCTCCGTGGACCTGGCCCATGAAATTCAGAAGACCAGGAAGACTGGATTAACCTTTGCCCCGGAGGCGGGAACGCAACGGCTGCGGGATGTGATTAACAAGAATGTTACTGAGTCAGATTTGCTGGCCGCTGTGGAAGGGGCCTTTCGCAAAGGTTGGGACCAGATCAAGCTGTACTTCATGATTGGATTGCCCACGGAAACCGATGAGGACATTCTCGGGATTGCTCGATTAGCCCAGCAAGTACTCCGGATGGGCCGA
This DNA window, taken from Bacillota bacterium, encodes the following:
- the minD gene encoding septum site-determining protein MinD; translated protein: MPCKVITITSGKGGVGKTTTTANIGTGLAMAGHQVCLIDADIGLRNLDVVLGLENRIVYDITHVAAEQCRLKQALIRDKRTQNLFLLPAPQTKEKDAISPEEMRSVVDMLREEFDYILVDSPAGIEHGFRNAIAGADAAIVVTTPEVAAVRDADRIIGLLEAAEIREHWLVLNRVRPDMVRRGDMMGQEDVLEFLAIDLLGVVPDDENIIVSTNRGEPVILESKSKSGQAYRNIVRRIKGEDVPFMSLEEDSFLQRIKRVIAGYSS
- the radC gene encoding DNA repair protein RadC, whose product is MSTLLIRDLPESERPREKLLKYGAAALSNRELLALLLGTGTASESALQLAEKILVQARGLTGLVDMTVEELQQIKGVGPAKACVLLAAAELSFRLAEASRGSGPQVRSPRDAADLLMMEMKHLDREYFRIILLDTKHRVIDTPVISIGNLNSSIVHPRELFKECIRRSCCAVILVHNHPSGDPEPSSEDLEVTRRIVAAGRLLGINVLDHIIIGDNCFISLSERGLIRVGSDSPL
- a CDS encoding rod shape-determining protein, translating into MFGLSKDMGIDLGTANSLVYVKGKGIVLQEPSVVAIERDSNEILAVGNEAKRMVGRTPGNIVAVRPMKDGVIADFDVTERMLRHFIGLASRKRGIFRPRVVVAVPSGVTEVEKRAVIDATLSAGAKDARLIEEPMAAAIGAGLPVQEPTGNMIVDIGGGTTEVAVISLGGIVSHRSIRIGGDDMDEAIVQHVRRTYNLLIGERTAEDIKHEVGTAHPAEAEDGVHKEVRGRDLVTGLPKTVAVTAKEIHEALAEPIASIVEAVKVTLERTPPELAADIMDKGIVMAGGGALLSGLDRLLSDETGMPVYLAEDPLTAVVIGTGTALEHFNVLQRVLITQKRLG
- a CDS encoding TIGR03960 family B12-binding radical SAM protein produces the protein MVSSISLEQLDRILPLVSKPARYTGGEVNAVKKDWSKVDVTFALAFPDIYDVGMGHLGYKILYSILNQRDYVAAERVYAPWVDMEAKMREHGLPLFSLESKRPIKEFDLVGFTLQYELSYTNILNMLDLAGIPLRSCDRTEEHPLIISGGPCSVNPEPLAPFLDVVYIGDGEEAVLEIVDCYRQWKQQSGSRQALLQSMAQIPGVYVPEFYRVEYGAEGFLRERRVIEEGVPARITRRVVKDLDAAAYPERFVVPLIEVVHDRAMVEVARGCTRGCRFCQAGMIYRPVRERSLETLKGQVRALLANTGYDEVSLTSLSTGDYTCIKDLIIDLVKELGDDNVALSLPSLRVDSFSVDLAHEIQKTRKTGLTFAPEAGTQRLRDVINKNVTESDLLAAVEGAFRKGWDQIKLYFMIGLPTETDEDILGIARLAQQVLRMGREIRGAAGKAGRVQVTVSVSSFVPKPHTPFQWEAQDSMAELERKQALLRDNLRHRGIKFSYHDVKASFLESVFARGDRRVAEVLEEAWRRGCKFDSWSDYFRFDLWMEAFAAQGVDPYWHGPRERQEDELLPWEFVDTGVTHRFLLRERHRGYRAETTADCRFDACPGCGVCPGLKVDNLLVGGATGGDHQN
- the mreD gene encoding rod shape-determining protein MreD; its protein translation is MWFGSYLLLSLVAVLLQMTVFPTWFGPFRPDLITVITIGVALHRGPKLGAGAGIIGGMITDLLTGYFLGMAALTNGLVGWIIGLLEPKFFKDNMIVPILTVVAGTLVQQVGYWLLMMAFGRTLPLGYILTQVMGPVVLCNGLVAWPIFLLIRQVEDFLAEVQ
- the mreC gene encoding rod shape-determining protein MreC codes for the protein MKWDLKRWRWVAVVVVILTIAATIYVTSYSRREITGVEALLRDFVAPVARGLTQAAQSIENFFGNLAEVSQLAAANRQLEEEIRQLEMQLAVSAGYERQVMILRRALSFRDNHRYEILAAEVVGQEPVNWHNFALINRGMKDGVRPGMAVVAPEGVVGQVRNVTARTAEVMLMLDSRSSIGGRLVDNGELVLVTGQSSQPESPVVRSLVRDSQLQEGDQVVTSGNSRIFPGGLLLGTVVDVTADPYGDNKTGVLEPGVDFSRLDVVFVLLSTDEGDEEEIEH
- a CDS encoding peptidase M50; protein product: MIVGKILGIRLRLNWFFLLLLGLTWWVGILPQILLLFAIVLLHEFAHGLAARGFGLKVEEVELLPFGGVARISDPLEHDPGVEATVAIVGPMTNFFLALCGVMIRPYLDSEPLVEYFIQANLILGGFNLIPALPLDGGRILRAYLTPRLGWRQATEQAVRLAKVISVILVLLGIALLYTNQVNVSLIVIAFFVFFAADREKNLAPYTFIRYLVGKKEELTQQGVMSAEPLVAQAHVPVREVVRKFGPKRYHLVAVIDAEGRVEQVLSEWEVLDVFLERGVDIPVGEAKPPSQ
- a CDS encoding septum formation inhibitor Maf, which gives rise to MELILASASPRRKELLEQIGLKARILVPQVDESRVSASAPASLTMELAQLKAKDVVARYDWSQGTSPRCLVLAADTVVAFQGQMLGKPGDEGEAIGMLQTLQGQTHEVVTGVCLLAAEQGVVQTTSVWAETTRVTFRDLTPAEIAAYVKTGEPYDKAGAYGIQGRAAAFVSGVEGCYFNVVGLPLGSLCQRLNELGLPPWRQW
- the rodA gene encoding rod shape-determining protein RodA; this encodes MGGLLVLVDKKLLRNVDWVLVATILLLIGFGMIVIYSATNRTIGPLIGSPFYHVRRQLVTAMVGIAGAVVVASVDYRVFGRYYRAIYFATLGMLVLVLIVGNTVKGTTGWLRFGSLGGIQPAELAKLAIIITLARYLELKENIESWRDLVGPFVLVGVTMGLILLQPDFGTALVFVGILFGMLWVAGAPARYLVTIALSGLTVFTVAAILTKQGYLTILKPHQLDRLLVFLDPYAYRTGAGWNVIQSMIAIGSGGFFGKGMFAGSQTQLNFLPEHHTDFIFSVVGEEYGFIGTLCLLGLFALLLQRGLKVVQSSKDRFGALLATGIVSMFLFHILINVGMTLGIMPVTGIPLPFISFGGSSLLTNLLACGLLVGVHMRRQKILF
- the minC gene encoding septum site-determining protein MinC gives rise to the protein MILAIAPKSDFAAVIAALEAKLMTAKDFWRGATVTINSIPAQWTDREREQLLALLEQFEMVLKVSFAPVQSQAHTAGVLPNNDWHRAGNNALIVKRNLRSGQRIVHDGSLVVVGDVNPGAELVATGDIIILGTLRGMAHAGSQGDVTAVVMALSLQPMQLRIANYISRAPDGPMETPAFPEVARISGDRIAVQEYSPLLLFN
- the minE gene encoding cell division topological specificity factor MinE, coding for MFDFFRQLWDKEERAARGSKQAAKERLQLILVHDRADISPQLLDSLKEELIAVISKYMEIDDEGFAVDLKHCDSSVALVANIPVLKLKRSGESPSR